The genomic window GGTACCACAAGATCATCGCGATGGCCGACGCCGACGTCGACGGAGGCCACATCACGACTCTGCTGCTGACGTTCTTCTACCGGATGATGCCCAAGCTGGTGGACGGTGGGCACCTCTACCTCGCACAGCCACCGCTGTATCGACGTGCGTTCAATCGTGCCGCTCGACCGTGACGCGATCCTTGGCGTCGGTCGAGAAGACCGGTCACCTCGTCGTCGCGGACCCGGCTCACGAGTTCGGCAGTGTTGCGAGCGAGGTCGCCGCGTTCGTCGCGCAGGACGGGTTCTGGCACCTCGAGGCGCCGATCACCCGGGTGACGACGCCGCACACGCACATCCCGTTCAGCGCGTCGCTGGAGGGGCCGCTGTATCCCAGCGCCGACCGGATCGTGCAGGCCGTCCAGGGTTTGGAGCCGCCACGACGCGCCGCCGACGCTCCACGCGCCGTGTCATGAGCGAGGTCTCCCGTGACGAACGCAGCCCGCCACCGATGGTGACGGAGGTTCGGCTCCCGCAATGGGGCATGGGTATGCAAGAGGGGACCATCGTCACGTGGCTCAAGCGCGTGGGCGACGAGGTGGAGGCCGGCGAACCA from Euzebyales bacterium includes these protein-coding regions:
- a CDS encoding transketolase C-terminal domain-containing protein, with product MTRSLASVEKTGHLVVADPAHEFGSVASEVAAFVAQDGFWHLEAPITRVTTPHTHIPFSASLEGPLYPSADRIVQAVQGLEPPRRAADAPRAVS